A portion of the Musa acuminata AAA Group cultivar baxijiao chromosome BXJ1-1, Cavendish_Baxijiao_AAA, whole genome shotgun sequence genome contains these proteins:
- the LOC135628968 gene encoding probable NAD(P)H dehydrogenase (quinone) FQR1-like 2: MGKGGGCFPSKKKQPTVASDQAITIAERNAPLLTEEKIEGSEEVVEPAGPPVVETKVKIFIVFYSMYGHVEALAKQMKKGVDGTDGVEGVLYRVAETLPSDVLEKMYAPPKDPSIPEISAAELVEADGILFGFPTRYGCMAAQMKAFFDSTGQLWREQKLAGKPAGFFVSTGTQGGGQETTAWTALTQLTHHGMLFVPIGYTFGAGMFKMDEIRGGSPYGAGVFAGDGTRQPSEAELSLAEYQGKYMASIVKKLVHT; this comes from the exons ATGGGGAAAGGAGGAGGTTGCTTTCCGAGCAAGAAGAAGCAGCCAACGGTTGCCTCTGATCAGGCCATCACCATTGCGGAGAGGAATGCTCCCCTTCTCACCGAGGAGAAGATTGAAGGCAGCGAAGAGGTCGTGGAACCTGCCGGGCCACCGGTGGTCGAGACCAAGGTCAAGATCTTCATCGTATTCTACTCCATGTACGGCCACGTCGAGGCCCTAGCAAAGCAGATGAAGAAGGGCGTCGACGGCACTGATGGTGTAGAGGGTGTCCTGTATCGTGTTGCAGAGACACTCCCATCGGACGTCTTGGAGAAGATGTACGCTCCACCGAAGGATCCGTCAATTCCAGAGATATCGGCTGCAGAGCTGGTTGAAGCGGACGGGATACTGTTCGGGTTTCCGACGAGGTATGGGTGCATGGCGGCTCAGATGAAGGCATTCTTTGATTCTACAGGGCAGTTATGGAGAGAACAGAAGCTTGCAGGGAAACCTGCCGGGTTCTTTGTGAGCACTGGGACTCAAGGTGGAGGGCAAGAAACTACCGC TTGGACTGCACTCACCCAATTAACCCATCATGGCATGCTCTTCGTTCCTATCGGATATACCTTTGGAGCTGGAATGTTCAAGATGGATGAAATTAGAGGTGGATCTCCATATGGTGCTGGTGTTTTTGCTGGGGATGGAACTAGACAACCTAGTGAAGCTGAGCTTTCTCTTGCTGAGTACCAGGGCAAATATATGGCTTCGATAGTCAAGAAGCTGGTGCATACATGA
- the LOC103986091 gene encoding protein NUCLEAR FUSION DEFECTIVE 4-like has protein sequence MSGLRGRLRSLLHNRWLVFVAAMWVQAVAGTGYLFGSLSPVIKSSLGYNQRQIARLGVAKDLGDSIGFLAGTLCEILPLWAALLVGVLQNFVGYGWVWLVVTGRTPRMPLWAMCVLIFVATNGETYFNTAALVSCVQNFPKSRGPVVGILKGFAGLSGAILTQIFAMIHTPDHAALLFVVAVGPSMVVIALLFIVRPVGGHRQVRPSDQSSFMFVYSVCLLLAAYLMGVMLLEDLVDLGHTVIVVLTLLLLLLLLAPVVLPLLLTFHLDVVSPVQEPLLPEPSQAEETSQSAEQSEVILSEVEDEKPTDVDLLPASERQKRIAHLQAKLLQAAADGAVRVKKRRGPRRGEDFTLMQALIKADFWLMFLSLLLGSGSGLTVIDNLGQMSESLGYDEAHIFVSMISIWNFLGRVGGGYLSELIVRDRAYPRPVALACFQAVMAIGHLFFAMAWPGTMYVGTLLIGLGYGAHWAIVPAAASELFGLKNFGALYNFLTVANPAGSLIFSGLITSVIYDDEAAKQAQGNINSLRGALLGVEEPLKCTGTICFFLSSLIMSGLCVIAVILSLVLVYRTTSVYLNLYGRART, from the exons ATGAGTGGGTTACGAGGGAGACTCCGGTCCTTGCTGCACAACAGATGGCTGGTTTTCGTGGCCGCAATGTGGGTGCAGGCGGTCGCAGGGACCGGGTACCTCTTCGGCAGCCTGTCGCCGGTCATCAAGAGTTCCTTGGGCTACAACCAGCGCCAGATCGCGAGGCTCGGAGTCGCCAAAGATCTGGGCGATAGCATCGGCTTCCTCGCCGGAACCCTCTGCGAGATCCTCCCGCTCTGGGCGGCGCTGTTGGTCGGAGTGCTGCAGAACTTCGTGGGATACGGCTGGGTTTGGCTCGTCGTGACGGGAAGAACCCCACGGATGCCGCTGTGGGCG ATGTGTGTTCTTATATTTGTGGCGACCAATGGAGAGACCTACTTCAACACCGCTGCGCTGGTTTCCTGCGTGCAGAACTTCCCCAAGAGCAGAGGCCCTGTCGTGGGCATCTTGAAAGGCTTTGCCGGTCTCAGTGGTGCGATCTTGACCCAGATCTTTGCAATGATACATACGCCCGACCATGCCGCTTTGCTCTTCGTGGTCGCCGTCGGGCCATCCATGGTGGTCATCGCCTTGTTGTTTATCGTCAGGCCCGTCGGCGGCCACCGGCAAGTGAGGCCCTCGGATCAATCCAGCTTCATGTTCGTCTACAGCGTTTGCTTGCTCCTGGCCGCGTACTTGATGGGCGTCATGCTCCTGGAAGACCTGGTTGACCTCGGCCACACCGTCATCGTCGTGCTCACGCTGCTGCTTCTATTGCTCTTGTTGGCTCCGGTCGTCCTTCCCTTGCTGCTCACCTTCCATCTCGATGTGGTTTCTCCTGTTCAAGAGCCTCTGTTGCCCGAACCTTCACAGGCAGAAGAGACGAGTCAATCTGCAGAACAGTCTGAGGTCATTCTCAGTGAGGTGGAGGATGAGAAGCCCACGGACGTTGACCTGCTCCCTGCATCAGAAAGGCAGAAGCGGATCGCTCACCTGCAAGCGAAGCTGCTCCAAGCCGCTGCCGACGGAGCAGTCAGGGTGAAGAAGAGGAGAGGCCCTCGCAGGGGGGAGGACTTCACCCTGATGCAGGCGCTGATAAAGGCAGACTTTTGGCTCATGTTCCTCTCTCTTCTCCTGGGATCGGGCTCTGGGTTGACGGTCATCGACAACCTTGGTCAGATGAGCGAGTCTTTGGGCTATGACGAGGCTCACATTTTTGTCTCCATGATCAGCATTTGGAACTTTCTTGGTCGAGTAGGCGGAGGCTATTTATCCGAGCTCATCGTGAGGGACCGTGCGTATCCAAGGCCGGTGGCGTTGGCTTGCTTCCAGGCTGTGATGGCGATCGGGCACCTGTTCTTCGCCATGGCCTGGCCTGGAACGATGTACGTTGGAACCTTGTTGATCGGACTTGGATATGGAGCTCACTGGGCCATAGTTCCTGCTGCTGCATCAGAGCTGTTCGGGTTGAAGAACTTTGGAGCCCTCTACAATTTCCTGACGGTGGCTAATCCTGCAGGTTCATTGATCTTCTCTGGCCTCATTACCAGCGTAATTTACGACGACGAAGCAGCGAAACAAGCTCAAGGAAACATCAACTCGTTGCGAGGTGCTCTGCTTGGCGTGGAGGAACCATTAAAGTGCACAGGGACCATCTGTTTCTTCCTCAGTTCACTGATCATGTCGGGGCTTTGCGTCATAGCAGTCATCTTGAGCCTCGTCCTCGTTTACAGGACCACAAGTGTGTACCTCAACCTTTACGGGCGCGCTCGCACATAG
- the LOC103989426 gene encoding ammonium transporter 2 member 5-like, whose amino-acid sequence MSLPSSLLPSEGAPEWLNKGDNSWQLTAATLVGLQSVPGLVILYGSIVKKKWAVNSAFMALYAFAAVLICWCIWGFRMAFGEPLLPFWGRPDANVLEQKFLLAQGFAGLYPNATLVYFQFVFAAITPILIAGSLLGRMNFKAWMLFVPLWLTFSYTIGAFSLWSPNGFLFKAGVMDFAGGYVIHLSSGIAGLTAAYWVGPRVAKDRERFPPNNILLTLTGAGLLWLGWTGFNGGAPYAANLAASIAIVNTHLCTATSLLVWLFLDMFYFSKPSVIGAVQGMITGLVCITPAAGLVQPWAAIIMGVLSGSIPWFTMMVLHRKIQFLKKVDDTLAVFHTHGIAGSLGGILTGILADPRLNRLFFGDNPSYVGLAYAIKMGRATAGLRQIGMQFAGIGFIIALNVVITSVICLLIKVVVPLRLSEEELQVGDDAIHGEDAYAVWGDGETYEKSIHGYENFASAKAEEMA is encoded by the exons ATGTCTCTCCCATCGAGCCTTCTGCCGAGCGAGGGCGCGCCGGAGTGGCTCAACAAGGGGGACAACTCGTGGCAGCTGACCGCCGCCACGCTCGTCGGGCTTCAGAGCGTTCCGGGCCTGGTGATCCTCTATGGCAGCATCGTGAAGAAGAAGTGGGCGGTCAACTCGGCCTTCATGGCGCTCTACGCCTTCGCCGCCGTCTTAATCTGCTGGTGCATCTGGGGCTTCCGCATGGCCTTCGGAGAGCCGCTCCTCCCCTTCTGGGGCCGTCCCGACGCCAACGTCCTAGAGCAGAAGTTCCTCCTGGCCCAGGGCTTCGCCGGGCTCTACCCCAACGCCACGCTGGTCTACTTTCAGTTCGTCTTCGCCGCCATCACGCCCATACTGATCGCCGGCTCGCTGCTCGGCCGGATGAACTTTAAAGCGTGGATGCTGTTCGTGCCGCTGTGGCTCACCTTCTCGTACACGATCGGCGCGTTCAGCCTCTGGAGCCCGAACGGGTTCCTGTTCAAGGCCGGCGTCATGGACTTTGCCGGCGGCTACGTCATCCATCTCTCCTCCGGGATCGCCGGACTCACCGCCGCTTATTGG GTCGGGCCGAGAGTGGCGAAGGACAGGGAGAGGTTTCCGCCCAACAACATCCTGCTAACGCTGACCGGAGCGGGACTGCTGTGGCTGGGGTGGACTGGTTTCAACGGTGGCGCTCCCTACGCGGCCAACCTCGCCGCATCTATCGCCATCGTCAACACTCATCTCTGCACCGCCACCAGCCTCCTCGTCTGGCTCTTCCTCGACATGTTCTACTTCTCCAAGCCGTCAGTCATCGGCGCCGTCCAGGGAATGATCACCGGCCTCGTTTGCATCACTCCTGCCGCAG GGCTGGTGCAGCCTTGGGCAGCCATCATCATGGGCGTCCTGTCAGGAAGCATTCCCTGGTTTACCATGATGGTGCTCCACAGGAAGATCCAATTCCTGAAGAAGGTCGACGACACGCTCGCCGTCTTCCACACCCACGGCATTGCCGGCAGCTTGGGCGGCATCCTCACCGGAATCTTGGCCGACCCAAGACTGAACCGCCTCTTCTTCGGCGACAATCCCAGTTACGTCGGCCTCGCCTACGCCATCAAAATGGGCCGCGCCACCGCAGGACTGCGTCAAATTGGCATGCAATTCGCCGGCATTGGATTCATCATTGCGCTCAACGTCGTCATCACCAGCGTCATATGCTTGCTGATCAAGGTGGTCGTCCCGCTTCGACTTAGCGAGGAGGAGTTGCAGGTGGGAGACGACGCCATCCACGGCGAGGACGCGTACGCGGTGTGGGGCGACGGCGAGACGTACGAGAAGTCGATTCATGGGTACGAGAACTTCGCCTCTGCGAAGGCAGAGGAGATGGCATGA
- the LOC103986080 gene encoding myosin-binding protein 7 isoform X1: protein MDSEEPTASAFSCGGGGGGEDTVGGTFACSCLYCGHASVRSASWRRSVRRKLDSRAAGARSISRVTEEIGAVARVARVEIENEAAALRETLVSHQQSIQKLQAELEEERSAAASAATETMSMILRLQHEKAEAQMEVRQFKRFAEEKMTHDQQEIAVLEDLLFKRDQAVQALSFEVQAYRHRLLSYGIDIHGDAPPSEPQTPDTATTACAVPHFDLLPDDYPPLRCRGDAGVELDNYPSGETPREHLQKLEQRIFQLERMPSSSFSNVMDKGVVVGQSPRSGSRDLRSFSYGSCCSGLNFNNGEEFPAVMDGASDYGGRDDMCDRIYTVDAVHGASEDYVSTPRELQNRRNLGGEARETEIRKLHTRLQALEADRESMRQTLISVGTDKAQMVLLKEIAQQMQKEATQERSFIKKPSPPKRISIMSMIKSVVSFVFWRKKPSRVNRYTFGLSASNVGLLLLLDKSPRVRHRRFLTRT, encoded by the exons ATGGATTCCGAGGAACCTACGGCATCGGCCTTCTCgtgcggaggcggaggaggaggcgagGACACCGTGGGTGGAACATtcgcctgctcttgcctctactgcGGTCATGCTTCCGTTCGCTCCGCCTCCTGGCGCCGGTCTGTGAGGCGGAAGCTGGACAGCAGGGCAGCTGGGGCCCGCTCGATCTCGCGCGTCACGGAGGAGATTGGCGCCGTGGCCCGCGTCGCACGCGTGGAGATCGAGAACGAAGCGGCCGCCCTCCGCGAGACCCTCGTCAGCCACCAGCAGTCGATCCAGAAGCTCCAAGCGGAGCTGGAGGAGGAGCGGAGTGCCGCGGCCTCCGCTGCCACGGAGACCATGTCGATGATCCTCCGGCTCCAGCACGAGAAGGCCGAGGCCCAGATGGAGGTTCGCCAGTTCAAGCGCTTCGCGGAGGAGAAGATGACCCACGACCAGCAGGAAATCGCCGTCCTCGAGGACCTCCTCTTCAAGCGCGATCAGGCCGTGCAAGCCCTCTCCTTCGAGGTCCAGGCATATCGTCACCGTCTCCTCAGCTACGGCATTGACATCCACGGCGATGCACCCCCTTCCGAGCCGCAGACCCCTGATACCGCCACGACCGCCTGTGCCGTTCCCCATTTCGATCTCCTACCTGACGACTATCCCCCATTGAGGTGCCGTGGTGATGCTGGTGTTGAACTCGATAACTATCCTTCCGGGGAGACCCCACGCGAGCACCTGCAGAAGCTTGAGCAGCGCATCTTTCAGCTTGAGCGGATGCCAAGCAGCAGCTTTTCCAATGTCATGGATAAGGGAGTCGTGGTAGGGCAGTCACCACGCAGTGGTTCAAGGGATCTCAGGAGTTTCTCCTATGGCAGCTGCTGTTCAGGTCTGAATTTCAATAACGGGGAGGAGTTTCCAGCGGTGATGGATGGTGCATCGGATTATGGTGGAAGGGATGATATGTGTGACAGAATATACACTGTGGATGCGGTGCATGGGGCAAGCGAGGATTATGTTAGCACCCCAAGGGAGCTTCAGAACAGAAGAAATTTGGGGGGTGAGGCTAGGGAAACAGAGATAAGGAAGCTTCATACAAGGCTACAAGCACTTGAGGCTGATAGGGAGTCAATGAGGCAGACATTAATTTCTGTGGGTACCGATAAGGCTCAGATGGTGCTGTTGAAAGAGATTGCTCAACAAATGCAGAAGGAAGCGACACAAGAGAGGAGCTTCATCAAGAAACCATCTCCTCCCAAGAGGATTTCAATCATGTCGATGATCAAG AGTGTCGTCTCATTTGTTTTCTGGAGAAAGAAACCATCTCGGGTCAA CAGGTATACTTTTGGGTTGTCGGCAAGCAATGTTGGCTTGTTGTTGCTTCTGGACAAGTCGCCCCGTGTGAGGCACCGGAGGTTTCTCACAAGAACATAG
- the LOC103986080 gene encoding myosin-binding protein 7 isoform X2 codes for MDSEEPTASAFSCGGGGGGEDTVGGTFACSCLYCGHASVRSASWRRSVRRKLDSRAAGARSISRVTEEIGAVARVARVEIENEAAALRETLVSHQQSIQKLQAELEEERSAAASAATETMSMILRLQHEKAEAQMEVRQFKRFAEEKMTHDQQEIAVLEDLLFKRDQAVQALSFEVQAYRHRLLSYGIDIHGDAPPSEPQTPDTATTACAVPHFDLLPDDYPPLRCRGDAGVELDNYPSGETPREHLQKLEQRIFQLERMPSSSFSNVMDKGVVVGQSPRSGSRDLRSFSYGSCCSGLNFNNGEEFPAVMDGASDYGGRDDMCDRIYTVDAVHGASEDYVSTPRELQNRRNLGGEARETEIRKLHTRLQALEADRESMRQTLISVGTDKAQMVLLKEIAQQMQKEATQERSFIKKPSPPKRISIMSMIKSVVSFVFWRKKPSRVKYTFGLSASNVGLLLLLDKSPRVRHRRFLTRT; via the exons ATGGATTCCGAGGAACCTACGGCATCGGCCTTCTCgtgcggaggcggaggaggaggcgagGACACCGTGGGTGGAACATtcgcctgctcttgcctctactgcGGTCATGCTTCCGTTCGCTCCGCCTCCTGGCGCCGGTCTGTGAGGCGGAAGCTGGACAGCAGGGCAGCTGGGGCCCGCTCGATCTCGCGCGTCACGGAGGAGATTGGCGCCGTGGCCCGCGTCGCACGCGTGGAGATCGAGAACGAAGCGGCCGCCCTCCGCGAGACCCTCGTCAGCCACCAGCAGTCGATCCAGAAGCTCCAAGCGGAGCTGGAGGAGGAGCGGAGTGCCGCGGCCTCCGCTGCCACGGAGACCATGTCGATGATCCTCCGGCTCCAGCACGAGAAGGCCGAGGCCCAGATGGAGGTTCGCCAGTTCAAGCGCTTCGCGGAGGAGAAGATGACCCACGACCAGCAGGAAATCGCCGTCCTCGAGGACCTCCTCTTCAAGCGCGATCAGGCCGTGCAAGCCCTCTCCTTCGAGGTCCAGGCATATCGTCACCGTCTCCTCAGCTACGGCATTGACATCCACGGCGATGCACCCCCTTCCGAGCCGCAGACCCCTGATACCGCCACGACCGCCTGTGCCGTTCCCCATTTCGATCTCCTACCTGACGACTATCCCCCATTGAGGTGCCGTGGTGATGCTGGTGTTGAACTCGATAACTATCCTTCCGGGGAGACCCCACGCGAGCACCTGCAGAAGCTTGAGCAGCGCATCTTTCAGCTTGAGCGGATGCCAAGCAGCAGCTTTTCCAATGTCATGGATAAGGGAGTCGTGGTAGGGCAGTCACCACGCAGTGGTTCAAGGGATCTCAGGAGTTTCTCCTATGGCAGCTGCTGTTCAGGTCTGAATTTCAATAACGGGGAGGAGTTTCCAGCGGTGATGGATGGTGCATCGGATTATGGTGGAAGGGATGATATGTGTGACAGAATATACACTGTGGATGCGGTGCATGGGGCAAGCGAGGATTATGTTAGCACCCCAAGGGAGCTTCAGAACAGAAGAAATTTGGGGGGTGAGGCTAGGGAAACAGAGATAAGGAAGCTTCATACAAGGCTACAAGCACTTGAGGCTGATAGGGAGTCAATGAGGCAGACATTAATTTCTGTGGGTACCGATAAGGCTCAGATGGTGCTGTTGAAAGAGATTGCTCAACAAATGCAGAAGGAAGCGACACAAGAGAGGAGCTTCATCAAGAAACCATCTCCTCCCAAGAGGATTTCAATCATGTCGATGATCAAG AGTGTCGTCTCATTTGTTTTCTGGAGAAAGAAACCATCTCGGGTCAA GTATACTTTTGGGTTGTCGGCAAGCAATGTTGGCTTGTTGTTGCTTCTGGACAAGTCGCCCCGTGTGAGGCACCGGAGGTTTCTCACAAGAACATAG